In a single window of the Drosophila albomicans strain 15112-1751.03 chromosome 3, ASM965048v2, whole genome shotgun sequence genome:
- the LOC117568251 gene encoding uncharacterized protein LOC117568251, giving the protein MYEPEAESDEDCEVYFLKPVNEYNIVDKIKEANKELFALEADDDGNANDAKDATTAASSRKVTFALNLENYEPTSQQETQLPSPPDELLQQLAQLKLKPNHERFAPIAEEPAKEQEKTAELQLQESQLHEQQIEVEPEEEEEICEEILELTEVEVTSSSSVTKGEQMPATVSTANMDYEDDVADENDDDDFSGVDEDDLTAAPETLANETQKRRISRQNTFDCNYEPTEGESDQRSLTNLLTESDCEEDERAVNEARLKLREAYKSLYKTLDTNGQAQLNRLTSSGNEVADVDEDDDLSIIAANYIPDDFELNERSIYYKKDDEMHQNQQPQQQQLRTTSPISSNTISSTSTKTFFNSRRFSFRRRARATPSVSSSSTTAAPEIKMNYKICCEHRHALQDKLPKYTGYMSEYGLSAKQLQQRDQQLRRKQRFSMEQTLNRNEHELKKMQDNERAFTTWLKNKMRYPINKTRNMFDTTRRRASVAAVNSPNPHQKHQRQHSQQEQAVNRRRDSIEVHPYRHLLGSWNK; this is encoded by the exons ATGTATGAACCCGAGGCGGAATCGGACGAGGATTGCGAAGTCTACT TCCTCAAGCCCGTCAACGAGTACAACATTGTGGACAAGATCAAGGAGGCCAACAAGGAGCTCTTTGCTCTGGAAGCCGATGATGACGGCAATGCAAATGATGCTAAGGATGCAACGACTGCGGCTAGCAGTCGCAAGGTAACTTTTGCTCTCAATCTGGAGAACTATGAGCCGACATCGCAGCAAGAAACCCAGCTGCCCAGTCCACCAGATGAGCTATTGCAGCAGCTGGCGCAGCTGAAGCTCAAGCCAAATCACGAACGTTTTGCGCCAATTGCCGAGGAGCCAGCCAAAGAACAGGAGAAGACCGCTGAGCTACAGCTACAAGAGTCGCAGCTGCATGAACAGCAGATTGAAGTGGAGccagaggaggaggaagaaaTATGCGAGGAAATTTTGGAGTTAACCGAAGTGGAagtcaccagcagcagcagcgtcaccAAAGGCGAACAGATGCCGGCAACTGTGTCCACTGCCAACATGGACTACGAGGATGATGTGGCCGACGaaaacgatgacgacgatttTTCGGGCGTGGATGAGGATGATTTGACGGCAGCACCCGAAACGCTGGCCAACGAGACACAGAAGCGTCGCATAAGTCGCCAGAATACATTCGATTGCAATTATGAGCCGACCGAAGGCGAGTCGGATCAACGCAGTCTGACCAATTTGCTGACCGAATCCGATTGCGAGGAGGATGAACGTGCCGTGAACGAGGCGCGCTTGAAATTGCGTGAAGCCTACAAGAGTCTATACAAAACGCTGGATACCAATGGCCAGGCACAACTCAATCGATTGACATCGAGTGGCAATGAAGTCGCCGATGTGGACGAGGATGATGATTTGTCCATTATTGCCGCCAACTATATACCCGATGACTTTGAATTGAACGAGCGTAGCATTTATTACAAAAAGGACGATGAAATGCACCAGAaccaacagccacagcagcagcaactgcgaaCAACATCGCCGATTAGTAGCAACACCATTAGCAGCACCAGCACCAAGACATTCTTCAATTCCCGCCGCTTTAGTTTTCGGCGACGTGCTCGCGCCACGCCCAGTGTCTCGTCCAGcagcacaacagcagcgccaGAGATCAAGATGAACTATAAGATCTGCTGTGAGCATCGTCACGCGTTGCAGGACAAGCTGCCCAAGTACACGGGCTACATGTCCGAGTACGGTTTGAGTGCcaagcagttgcagcaacgcGATCAACAGCTGCGACGTAAGCAACGCTTCAGCATGGAACAAACGTTGAATCGCAACGAGCATGAGCTGAAGAAGATGCAGGACAATGAGCGTGCCTTTACCACCTGGCTGAAGAACAAGATGCGCTATCCCATCAACAAGACACGCAACATGTTCGATACGACACGAAGGAGAGCAAGTGTGGCTGCCGTCAACAGTCCCAATCCGCACCAGAAACATCAGAGACAGCATTCGCAGCAAGAACAAGCGGTGAATCGACGTCGCGACAGCATTGAGGTGCATCCATATAGGCATCTGTTGGGCAGTTGGAATAAgtag
- the LOC117568250 gene encoding FACT complex subunit spt16 isoform X1, which yields MSSFVLDKESFVRRIKRLYTEWKAPSTGHDDALSNLDCIMSVVGVDEDVVYSKSMALQLWLLGYELTDTISIFASDAIYFLTSKKKIEFLKQAQNISEEGVPEIKLLVRDRTDKDNANFDKLIKTIQNSKKGKRLGVFTKDAFPGEFSEAWKKMLTDAKFEHVDISTIIAYLMCPKDESEINNIRKASLVSMDIFNKYLKDEIMDIIDSDRKVKHTKLADGCETAITEKKYTSGLDPRLLDMAYPPIIQSGGAYSLKFSAAADKNHLHFGVIVCSLGARYKSYCSNISRTFLVNPTETMQENYTFLVNVQEEILKLLVPNAKLCEVYDTTLAYVKKEKPSMVDNLTKSFGFAMGLEFRENSIVIGPKCQALIKKNMVFNLHVGISNLTNADAADKEGKTYALFIGDTVLVGDQGPASVMTPSKKKIKNVGIFIKDDDDEEEDVDDKKATKADQSTEILGRSKRNAVLESKLRNEINTEEKRKEHQRELAQALNERAKERLAKQGNSKEVEKVRKNTVSYKSMSQIPREPEVKELKLYVDKKYETVIMPVFGIQVPFHISTIKNISQSVEGEYTYLRINFFHPGATMGRNEGGLYPQPEATFVKEVTYRSSNVKEHGEIAAASSNLNNAFRLIKEVQKRFKTREAEEREKEDLVKQDTLILSQNKGNPKLKDLYIRPNIVTKRMTGSLEAHTNGFRYISVRGDKVDILYNNIKSAFFQPCDGEMIILLHFHLKYAIMFGKKKHVDVQFYTEVGEITTDLGKHQHMHDRDDLAAEQAERELRHKLKTAFKSFCEKVEGMTKALVEFDTPFRELGFPGAPFRSTVTLQPTSGSLVNLTEWPPFVITLDDVELVHFERVQFHLRNFDMIFVFKEYNKKVAMVNAIPMNMLDHVKEWLNSCDIRYSEGVQSLNWQKIMKTIVDDPEGFFDQGGWTFLDPESGSEADNESAESEEDEAYNPTDAETDDETDEDDSEYSEASEDESDDSDELGSDEESGKDWSDLEREAAEEDRNNDYNTDDKRNGKFESKKHGKSSKHSRREREEQRSSHSKKHKSNSSSSSHLKSSSSKHGSSSSPSKSSKDKYHNRDKHHSSSSSGHKSNSKDKDRKRSRDDSRDNGHNKSKKSRH from the exons ATGTCGAGCTTCGTTCTAGATAAAGAATCATTTGTGCGTCGAATAAAACGCCTCTATACTGAATGGAAG GCGCCGAGCACTGGTCACGATGATGCGCTTAGTAATCTGGACTGCATCATGAGCGTGGTGGGCGTAGATGAGGATGTTGTCTACTCCAAATCCATGGCTTTGCAGCTTTGGCTGCTGGGCTACGAATTGACGGACACCATCTCGATCTTTGCCTCGGATGCCATCTATTTCCTCACCAGCAAAAAGAAGATTGAGTTCCTCAAACAGGCGCAGAATATTAGCGAAGAGGGCGTGCCGGAAATAAAGTTGCTTGTACGCGATCGC acCGACAAGGATAATGCTAACTTTGATAAGCTCATCAAGACCATACAGAACTCGAAAAAGGGCAAAAGGTTAGGCGTCTTTACGAAGGATGCATTCCCGGGAGAATTTAGCGAAGCTTGGAAGAAGATGCTGACAGACGCCAAGTTTGAGCACGTGGACATTAGCACCATAATTGCGTACTTGATGTGCCCCAAGGATGAGTCCGAGATTAATAATATACGCAAAGCTTCATTGGTGTCCATGGACATATTCAACAAGTATTTGAAAGACGAAATCATGGACATTATCGACTCTGATCGG AAAGTGAAGCACACAAAATTAGCGGATGGCTGCGAAACAGCTATAACCGAGAAGAAATACACAAGCGGTCTGGATCCACGTCTACTTGATATGGCCTACCCACCAATCATTCAGTCGGGCGGCGCATATAGCTTAAAATTCTCGGCGGCAGCCGataaaaatcatttgcattttggtgTTATCGTCTGCTCATTGGGCGCTCGCTACAAATCCTACTGTTCGAACATTTCGCGCACATTTCTGGTGAATCCCACCGAGACCATGCAGGAGAACTACACGTTTCTGGTAAACGTGCAGGAGGAAATACTCAAGTTACTTGTGCCGAATGCAAAACTATGCGAAGTCTATGACACAACGCTCGCCTATGTGAAAAAGGAGAAACCCAGCATGGTGGACAATTTGACCAagagctttggctttgccatgGGTCTGGAGTTTCGCGAGAATTCCATTGTCATTGGCCCCAAATGTCAGGCGCTGATCAAAAAGAATATGGTCTTCAATCTGCATGTTGGCATCTCGAATTTAACCAATGCCGATGCAGCCGACAAAGAGGGCAAAACCTATGCGCTCTTTATTGGCGATACAGTGCTCGTTGGTGACCAGGGACCGGCTAGCGTGATGACGCCATCCAAGAAGAAGATCAAGAACGTTGGCATCTTTATCAaggatgacgacgacgaggaggaggatgtGGATGATAAAAAGGCAACCAAAGCAGATCAAAGCACCGAGATCTTGGGTCGCAGCAAACGAAATGCTGTGCTCGAATCAAAATTGCGCAATGAGATCAACACCGAAGAGAAGCGCAAGGAACATCAACGTGAGCTGGCGCAAGCGCTCAATGAACGTGCCAAGGAACGTCTGGCTAAACAGGGTAATTCCAAGGAGGTGGAAAAGGTGCGCAAGAACACCGTCTCCTACAAATCGATGAGCCAAATTCCACGCGAACCCGAAGTTAAGGAGCTCAAATTGTATGTGGACAAAAAGTATGAGACGGTCATTATGCCAGTGTTTGGCATTCAGGTGCCATTCCACATATCCACCATCAAGAACATTTCGCAATCTGTTGAAGGCGAATACACGTATCTGCGCATCAATTTCTTTCATCCCGGCGCCACAATGGGACGCAACGAGGGCGGTCTCTATCCACAGCCGGAGGCGACCTTTGTCAAGGAAGT CACGTATCGCAGCTCCAATGTGAAAGAGCACGGCGAGATTGCGGCTGCTTCTTCAAATCTGAACAATGCTTTTCGGCTGATCAAAGAGGTGCAAAAGCGCTTCAAGACCCGCGAGGCAGAAGAGCGTGAAAAGGAGGATTTGGTCAAACAGGATACGCTGATACTTTCGCAAAACAAGGGCAATCCCAAGCTGAAGGATCTGTACATACGACCCAACATTGTCACCAAGCGGATGACGGGCAGCTTGGAGGCACACACCAATGGCTTCCGTTACATCTCGGTGCGTGGCGACAAAGTCGACATACTgtacaacaacatcaagagcGCATTCTTTCAACCATGCGATGGTGAAATGATTATACTGCTGCATTTCCATCTGAAGTACGCGATCATGTTTGGCAAAAAGAAGCATGTGGATGTGCAGTTCTACACGGAGGTGGGCGAGATCACCACGGATCTGGGCAAGCATCAGCATATGCACGATCGTGATGATTTGGCCGCCGAGCAGGCGGAACGTGAGCTGCGCCACAAGCTCAAGACAGCGTTCAAGAGTTTCTGCGAGAAGGTTGAAGGCATGACCAAGGCACTGGTCGAGTTTGATACTCCGTTCCGTGAGCTGGGCTTTCCGGGCGCACCTTTCCGCAGCACAGTCACATTGCAGCCAACATCAGGTTCGCTGGTCAATCTGACGGAGTGGCCACCATTTGTGATTACGCTGGACGATGTGGAGCTGGTGCATTTTGAGCGTGTGCAGTTCCATTTGCGTAACTTTGACATGATCTTTGTGTTCAAGGAGTACAACAAAAAGGTTGCCATGGTCAATGCCATTCCCATGAACATGCTGGATCACGTTAAGGAGTGGCTCAA TTCCTGCGACATTCGCTACTCGGAGGGCGTTCAATCGCTCAATTGGCAGAAGATCATGAAGACCATTGTTGATGATCCAGAGGGCTTCTTTGATCAAGGCGGCTGGACATTTTTGGATCCCGAATCGGGCAGTGAAGCCGACAATGAATCGGCCGAATCAGAAGAGGATGAAGCCTACAATCCTACAGATGCCGAAACGGATGATGAGACCGACGAAGATGACTCCGAATACTCGGAGGCTTCCGAGGACGAAAGCGATGACAGCGACG AACTGGGATCCGATGAGGAGTCGGGCAAGGATTGGTCCGATCTGGAGCGCGAGGCCGCCGAAGAGGATCGCAACAATGATTACAACACCGATGACAAGCGCAACGGCAAATTCGAGTCAAAGAAACATGGCAAGAGCTCCAAGCACAG tcGTCGCGAGCGTGAGGAGCAGCGATCGTCGCACAGTAAAAAGCATAAGTCGAATTCCTCCTCTTCTTCACATTTAAAATCCTCCAGCTCCAAACATGGCAGCTCATCTAG CCCATCGAAATCGTCCAAGGATAAGTATCACAATCGCGACAAGCATCATTCCTCCTCGTCATCGGGtcacaagagcaacagcaaggATAAGGATCGCAAGCGTTCGCGCGACGACAGTCGAGACAATGGACACAACAAATCGAAGAAGTCGCGACACTAa
- the LOC117568250 gene encoding FACT complex subunit spt16 isoform X2, with product MSSFVLDKESFVRRIKRLYTEWKAPSTGHDDALSNLDCIMSVVGVDEDVVYSKSMALQLWLLGYELTDTISIFASDAIYFLTSKKKIEFLKQAQNISEEGVPEIKLLVRDRTDKDNANFDKLIKTIQNSKKGKRLGVFTKDAFPGEFSEAWKKMLTDAKFEHVDISTIIAYLMCPKDESEINNIRKASLVSMDIFNKYLKDEIMDIIDSDRKVKHTKLADGCETAITEKKYTSGLDPRLLDMAYPPIIQSGGAYSLKFSAAADKNHLHFGVIVCSLGARYKSYCSNISRTFLVNPTETMQENYTFLVNVQEEILKLLVPNAKLCEVYDTTLAYVKKEKPSMVDNLTKSFGFAMGLEFRENSIVIGPKCQALIKKNMVFNLHVGISNLTNADAADKEGKTYALFIGDTVLVGDQGPASVMTPSKKKIKNVGIFIKDDDDEEEDVDDKKATKADQSTEILGRSKRNAVLESKLRNEINTEEKRKEHQRELAQALNERAKERLAKQGNSKEVEKVRKNTVSYKSMSQIPREPEVKELKLYVDKKYETVIMPVFGIQVPFHISTIKNISQSVEGEYTYLRINFFHPGATMGRNEGGLYPQPEATFVKEVTYRSSNVKEHGEIAAASSNLNNAFRLIKEVQKRFKTREAEEREKEDLVKQDTLILSQNKGNPKLKDLYIRPNIVTKRMTGSLEAHTNGFRYISVRGDKVDILYNNIKSAFFQPCDGEMIILLHFHLKYAIMFGKKKHVDVQFYTEVGEITTDLGKHQHMHDRDDLAAEQAERELRHKLKTAFKSFCEKVEGMTKALVEFDTPFRELGFPGAPFRSTVTLQPTSGSLVNLTEWPPFVITLDDVELVHFERVQFHLRNFDMIFVFKEYNKKVAMVNAIPMNMLDHVKEWLNSCDIRYSEGVQSLNWQKIMKTIVDDPEGFFDQGGWTFLDPESGSEADNESAESEEDEAYNPTDAETDDETDEDDSEYSEASEDESDDSDELGSDEESGKDWSDLEREAAEEDRNNDYNTDDKRNGKFESKKHGKSSKHSPSKSSKDKYHNRDKHHSSSSSGHKSNSKDKDRKRSRDDSRDNGHNKSKKSRH from the exons ATGTCGAGCTTCGTTCTAGATAAAGAATCATTTGTGCGTCGAATAAAACGCCTCTATACTGAATGGAAG GCGCCGAGCACTGGTCACGATGATGCGCTTAGTAATCTGGACTGCATCATGAGCGTGGTGGGCGTAGATGAGGATGTTGTCTACTCCAAATCCATGGCTTTGCAGCTTTGGCTGCTGGGCTACGAATTGACGGACACCATCTCGATCTTTGCCTCGGATGCCATCTATTTCCTCACCAGCAAAAAGAAGATTGAGTTCCTCAAACAGGCGCAGAATATTAGCGAAGAGGGCGTGCCGGAAATAAAGTTGCTTGTACGCGATCGC acCGACAAGGATAATGCTAACTTTGATAAGCTCATCAAGACCATACAGAACTCGAAAAAGGGCAAAAGGTTAGGCGTCTTTACGAAGGATGCATTCCCGGGAGAATTTAGCGAAGCTTGGAAGAAGATGCTGACAGACGCCAAGTTTGAGCACGTGGACATTAGCACCATAATTGCGTACTTGATGTGCCCCAAGGATGAGTCCGAGATTAATAATATACGCAAAGCTTCATTGGTGTCCATGGACATATTCAACAAGTATTTGAAAGACGAAATCATGGACATTATCGACTCTGATCGG AAAGTGAAGCACACAAAATTAGCGGATGGCTGCGAAACAGCTATAACCGAGAAGAAATACACAAGCGGTCTGGATCCACGTCTACTTGATATGGCCTACCCACCAATCATTCAGTCGGGCGGCGCATATAGCTTAAAATTCTCGGCGGCAGCCGataaaaatcatttgcattttggtgTTATCGTCTGCTCATTGGGCGCTCGCTACAAATCCTACTGTTCGAACATTTCGCGCACATTTCTGGTGAATCCCACCGAGACCATGCAGGAGAACTACACGTTTCTGGTAAACGTGCAGGAGGAAATACTCAAGTTACTTGTGCCGAATGCAAAACTATGCGAAGTCTATGACACAACGCTCGCCTATGTGAAAAAGGAGAAACCCAGCATGGTGGACAATTTGACCAagagctttggctttgccatgGGTCTGGAGTTTCGCGAGAATTCCATTGTCATTGGCCCCAAATGTCAGGCGCTGATCAAAAAGAATATGGTCTTCAATCTGCATGTTGGCATCTCGAATTTAACCAATGCCGATGCAGCCGACAAAGAGGGCAAAACCTATGCGCTCTTTATTGGCGATACAGTGCTCGTTGGTGACCAGGGACCGGCTAGCGTGATGACGCCATCCAAGAAGAAGATCAAGAACGTTGGCATCTTTATCAaggatgacgacgacgaggaggaggatgtGGATGATAAAAAGGCAACCAAAGCAGATCAAAGCACCGAGATCTTGGGTCGCAGCAAACGAAATGCTGTGCTCGAATCAAAATTGCGCAATGAGATCAACACCGAAGAGAAGCGCAAGGAACATCAACGTGAGCTGGCGCAAGCGCTCAATGAACGTGCCAAGGAACGTCTGGCTAAACAGGGTAATTCCAAGGAGGTGGAAAAGGTGCGCAAGAACACCGTCTCCTACAAATCGATGAGCCAAATTCCACGCGAACCCGAAGTTAAGGAGCTCAAATTGTATGTGGACAAAAAGTATGAGACGGTCATTATGCCAGTGTTTGGCATTCAGGTGCCATTCCACATATCCACCATCAAGAACATTTCGCAATCTGTTGAAGGCGAATACACGTATCTGCGCATCAATTTCTTTCATCCCGGCGCCACAATGGGACGCAACGAGGGCGGTCTCTATCCACAGCCGGAGGCGACCTTTGTCAAGGAAGT CACGTATCGCAGCTCCAATGTGAAAGAGCACGGCGAGATTGCGGCTGCTTCTTCAAATCTGAACAATGCTTTTCGGCTGATCAAAGAGGTGCAAAAGCGCTTCAAGACCCGCGAGGCAGAAGAGCGTGAAAAGGAGGATTTGGTCAAACAGGATACGCTGATACTTTCGCAAAACAAGGGCAATCCCAAGCTGAAGGATCTGTACATACGACCCAACATTGTCACCAAGCGGATGACGGGCAGCTTGGAGGCACACACCAATGGCTTCCGTTACATCTCGGTGCGTGGCGACAAAGTCGACATACTgtacaacaacatcaagagcGCATTCTTTCAACCATGCGATGGTGAAATGATTATACTGCTGCATTTCCATCTGAAGTACGCGATCATGTTTGGCAAAAAGAAGCATGTGGATGTGCAGTTCTACACGGAGGTGGGCGAGATCACCACGGATCTGGGCAAGCATCAGCATATGCACGATCGTGATGATTTGGCCGCCGAGCAGGCGGAACGTGAGCTGCGCCACAAGCTCAAGACAGCGTTCAAGAGTTTCTGCGAGAAGGTTGAAGGCATGACCAAGGCACTGGTCGAGTTTGATACTCCGTTCCGTGAGCTGGGCTTTCCGGGCGCACCTTTCCGCAGCACAGTCACATTGCAGCCAACATCAGGTTCGCTGGTCAATCTGACGGAGTGGCCACCATTTGTGATTACGCTGGACGATGTGGAGCTGGTGCATTTTGAGCGTGTGCAGTTCCATTTGCGTAACTTTGACATGATCTTTGTGTTCAAGGAGTACAACAAAAAGGTTGCCATGGTCAATGCCATTCCCATGAACATGCTGGATCACGTTAAGGAGTGGCTCAA TTCCTGCGACATTCGCTACTCGGAGGGCGTTCAATCGCTCAATTGGCAGAAGATCATGAAGACCATTGTTGATGATCCAGAGGGCTTCTTTGATCAAGGCGGCTGGACATTTTTGGATCCCGAATCGGGCAGTGAAGCCGACAATGAATCGGCCGAATCAGAAGAGGATGAAGCCTACAATCCTACAGATGCCGAAACGGATGATGAGACCGACGAAGATGACTCCGAATACTCGGAGGCTTCCGAGGACGAAAGCGATGACAGCGACG AACTGGGATCCGATGAGGAGTCGGGCAAGGATTGGTCCGATCTGGAGCGCGAGGCCGCCGAAGAGGATCGCAACAATGATTACAACACCGATGACAAGCGCAACGGCAAATTCGAGTCAAAGAAACATGGCAAGAGCTCCAAGCACAG CCCATCGAAATCGTCCAAGGATAAGTATCACAATCGCGACAAGCATCATTCCTCCTCGTCATCGGGtcacaagagcaacagcaaggATAAGGATCGCAAGCGTTCGCGCGACGACAGTCGAGACAATGGACACAACAAATCGAAGAAGTCGCGACACTAa
- the LOC117572409 gene encoding uncharacterized protein LOC117572409 codes for MSSKVIVLLLIVLSFRGGDTLLSGVENRKHIARLNDQDPLVGECISLTTDDNHSLQKIIRAIVNGEWHRVQLVLQLASESCTAEMRRGVYEALWIEWQQDKHIYNPLKILDFYKQLENESNVPKTLMEKIYQAFIARFAQLLSAPFHTDSRTSDFPQVTKLLSQLKESPQKYTRDIFETLFDDVLSLESSLSVAQRLGNFNASLEQLAMANLQFLNRSEILVNPSAHAVLLDNVCQLMKQPNFHHEVERFLLHEVYKLLPSKIYLLFIAQKVCLRKADNDKEYIYECSGSSNMCTNQRYEEQASLTVQHQISDVDNKTQFAFYNRYWNNHYLGIEDSIRGQPGVTKNVGGRVEIYWLNVVPVEKGVAIYDAATSSSVICGGDPAQWNQYYHYAYTRRAEDFDEHRKDCTWIIEDCSTLIEY; via the coding sequence ATGTCTTCGAAAGTGATTGTTCTGCTGCTTATTGTACTGTCTTTTAGGGGAGGAGACACTTTGCTCAGCGGAGTAGAGAACAGAAAACACATTGCACGGCTAAATGATCAGGACCCGTTGGTTGGTGAATGTATCTCATTGACAACAGATGATAATCATAGTCTACAGAAGATAATACGAGCGATAGTCAATGGAGAGTGGCATCGTGTCCAATTGGTGCTGCAGCTGGCGAGTGAGTCATGTACCGCGGAAATGCGACGCGGAGTCTATGAGGCTTTGTGGATAGAGTGGCAGCAGGATAAGCACATATACAATCCCCTTAAAATACTTGATTTTTATAAGCAACTCGAGAATGAGTCGAATGTGCCGAAAACTTTAATGGAAAAAATCTATCAGGCTTTCATCGCTCGCTTCGCTCAATTGCTATCAGCGCCATTCCACACCGACAGTCGCACTAGCGACTTCCCTCAGGTCACCAAACTCCTTTCACAACTGAAAGAAAGTCCACAAAAATACACTCGCGACATATTTGAAACTCTGTTTGACGATGTGCTTTCTTTGGAATCCTCGCTGAGTGTGGCACAACGACTGGGCAATTTCAACGCCAGCTTAGAGCAATTGGCCATGgccaatttgcaatttttaaatcgTTCCGAGATCTTGGTTAATCCGAGTGCTCACGCTGTGTTGCTGGACAATGTATGCCAGTTGATGAAGCAACCGAATTTTCACCACGAAGTAGAGCGCTTTCTACTTCATGAAGTGTACAAATTGCTGCCGtcgaaaatttatttgctcttTATCGCCCAGAAGGTGTGTTTGCGCAAGGCGGATAACGACAAGGAATATATTTATGAGTGCTCAGGTTCTTCCAACATGTGCACTAACCAACGATACGAAGAACAGGCGTCTCTCACTGTGCAACATCAAATTAGTGACGTCGACAATAAAACTCAGTTTGCCTTCTACAATCGGTACTGGAATAATCATTATTTAGGAATAGAAGACTCGATAAGAGGGCAGCCAGGAGTGACCAAAAACGTGGGCGGCCGGGTCGAAATCTACTGGTTGAATGTGGTGCCGGTGGAAAAAGGCGTGGCAATCTACGACGCTGCAACATCCAGCTCCGTGATCTGCGGCGGCGATCCAGCGCAATGGAATCAATATTACCATTATGCATACACTCGCCGTGCAGAGGATTTTGATGAGCATCGCAAGGATTGCACCTGGATTATCGAGGATTGCAGCACATtaatagaatattaa